The nucleotide sequence TATTCCAGCGCGGCGATACCACCGGCGTGTTCCAGCTTGAATCGGCTGGCATGAAACGCTATTTGCGTGAATTAAAGCCCACCGTGTTTGAAGATATCATTGCGATGGTGGCTCTTTATCGCCCTGGGCCAATGCAGTTTATCGATACTTTTATTCGCCGCAAGCACGGTGAAGAAGAAATTACCTATTTGCATCCAAAAATGGAAAATGCTCTGGCCAGCACCTATGGTGTATTGGTGTACCAAGAGCAGTTTATGCAGATATCCAAGGATCTCTCTGGCTTTACCGGCGGTCAGGCCGACACGCTTCGTAAAGCGGTCGGTAAGAAAAAAATCGATCTCATGATGAAGGTAAAACCGGAGTTTATTGAGGGGGCGGTTAAGCATAGTGATGCCGACCCGGCGATGGCAGAAAAATTCTGGGGACAGCTAGAAGAATTCGCTAACTACTGTTTTAACAAGAGTCATGCGGCTTGTTACGCCTTAATTTCGTATTGGACGGCTTACTTAAAGGCGCATTACCCGGATGCCTTCATGGCGGCACTGATGACCAGCGACCAAGACGATATTGACCGACTGGCTATTGAAATCACCGAGTGCAAGCACATGGGTATAAAAGTGTTATCGCCCGATGTCAATGAAAGTTTTGTTGAGTTTGGTGTGGTGAAAGACAAGCAGCAGATCCGTTTTGGCATGGCGGCCGTCAAAGGCGTTGGTGTATCGGCGGTAGAAGAAATCTTGCGAGCGCGCGAACTCGACGGGCCATTTAAGAGCGTTGAGGATTTTGCCAAGCGTGTCAGCACTAGCAAAGTTAACCGACGAGTGTGGGAATCGCTTATTAAGGCCGGTGCGTTTGATCGAATGGGTGATCGGTCGGACTTATTATTTAATCTCGATACTATCCTTAGCTTTGCGAGTAAGCTCCAGAAAGAAGCTCTCAGCGGGCAAACCGATTTGTTCAGCAGCCTGATTGGCGAGGCGGTAATGCCGAGTGTTAAAATTGAGCCTGCCCCCACGAAGTATTCAGAAAAAGAACAGCTAACGTGGGAGCGCGATTTGCTCGGGCTGTACCTCAGTGCGCACCCGCTTGATAAATACGACGCCTATTTCCAGGAACAAACTATGCCCCTTACCGAGCTAAAGCCCGAGCTTGATGGCAAAACGGCTATTGTCGGCGGCGTTATTACCACCGTTCGGACAATCCTGACAAAAAGTGGCACAAAGATGGCTTTTGTGGGCGTTGAGGATAAAAACGGCGAAGGCGAGGTGATTGTTTTCCCAAACTTGTATGAAGAAGTAGGCGCCAAACTGCAGCAGGACGCGGTGGTTCGGGTAAAAGGCAAGGTGAATGCCCGAGATCGTGAGGGCAACATGCTCAGTGAAGCGAAGATTATCGCCGATGAAGTCATGATTATTACCGAAGAAGAGCTCGATAGCTACGAGGCCACTGGCGAAAAAATGAAGGCGCCAAAAGCCGCACCGGCAGCGCAGAATAACCGGGGTGGTTTTCGTAAAACTGCCACCGCTACCGCAGTAAAAACAGCGCCACCAAAAAGCGATGCCCCACCAGTGACGTACAAACCACTCGAGACTACCATTCGTAAGCTCTATGTGCATATCAAGAACCCCGACGATCAAGACAGCTTGCTTAAAATGAAACAAGCTCTCAATGGCTATCCTGGTACCAGCGAAGTCGTGCTGGTGCTCGGCGAAGATAAAAAGTCAGCTATTCGCTTGCCGTTTAAAACCGATCCTACTCCAGAACTCACTACGCACCTCTCGGCAATTTATGGCGAGAACTGTGTGATAGTCAAGTAAGTTCTACTGAGTTCTGAAGGCGTACAAGGCGATGCCGCAAGCGACACTGACATTAAAAGATTCTTTTTTGCCAAGCATCGGAATTTCCAGCAAGCTATCACACTGGGCACGAAGCCCCGGCTCGATACCGGCAACTTCTTCACCCAGAAGGATGGCGGTGGGCCCAGTGGGTGAAAAATTTTGTAGCGGCCGGCTCTTTTCATCTTGTTCAAGGCCAATGATGGTATAGCCGCCGTGCTTCAAGCTCGTTAACAAGCCGTCGATATCGCGGTAGGCTTCAAACGGTACCAGTTCTTCGGCGCCAAGAGCGGTTTTGCTAATTTGAGCAGTGATTTTTTCGGTGATGTGGGGTAGGCGTAGGTCCTGCGGGGTGGCTGGGTAAGGCGTATAGCCGCCAAGGTAAATTTTCTTAATCCCAAAACCTTCGGCGGTGCGAAAAATAGCACCAACGTTATGGGTCGAGCGGATATTATGCGCTATTAAAACCAGCGGGTAATCATTCATACCTCTATTTTACCAGTCGAAAAAACTTATGGCTTCATATACAATAGATGTAATGGACGATCTACAACTTCAAGCGCGTCATCGAGAACAAGATGAGCGCAATACAATGCAGCGGGCGGCAATTTTGGGTGTTGAATATCTTGACACCCGAGACATTGAAGCTACCACCTCACTCGCGCAAAATGTGTTGCCGATTGATGTGATGTATAAAGGCCGCTTAGTGCCATTGAAAGTTGGCGACGACGAAAACCCGTATGTATTTGGCATCACTAGCTCAACGCCGCAATCGTTGGTGAAAAATCTGACAAAAAGCTATAACGACCGTGGTTTTAATGTGCAACTGGTGCTTATAAGCAACAGCGGCTTCTGGGCTTTTATGCGTCGCTTTGATCCGCCAAAAGAAGTTGTTTATGACGACGTTAAGATTGCTCAAGAAGGCGATAGCACCACTCTCGAGCGAGTATCGAATACGCTGGAATCGGTACGCAGTGATGACGTGCTTAACTATTTGATCCAGCAAGCCGATACTTTAAATGCTAGCGATATCCACCTTGAATGCCAGCGCGAAAATGTGCGCATTAGGTTTCGGGTGGACGGCGCCTTGCATGTCGTGGCTGTTATATCAAAAGATAAATACCGTGTACTACAGGCTTCAATTGCTTCAAAAAGCAACATTTCTACCGCTGCTACTGATGCGCAATCGGGTCATATGCAGCAGGAACTCACCAAAGACGGCAAATCGCACTTACTGAACATGCGTATCGAAACTATCCCAACTATCTACGGCCAAGATATTGTGATTCGGTTATTTAACTTTGACGAGTCATTACTGAAGCTTGAGTTACTTGGCTTGCCGGACTGGGAGCGCAAGGCACTCGATGAGGTCGTGTCGCATCCACGCGGTATGGTGTTAGTGGTAGGACCAACCGGCTCGGGTAAATCGACAACCCTGTATAGCATGATTACTGCTTTAAACCAGCCTGATCGCAAGATTATTACTCTTGAAGATCCGGTTGAGTATAGTATTTCGGGTGTCAGCCAAATACCAGTAGATACAACCGGAGGTGATAGCTTTGCTGAAAAACTGCGGGCGGTGTTGCGGCTCGACCCGGATGTGGTGATGGTGGGTGAAATTCGCGACGCCGATGCTGCCCGGACGGCTATTCAGGCGTCAATCACTGGGCATCTCGTGCTGAGCACATTTCACGCCAGCAACGCCGCGACAGCCTTTAGTCGGATGATCGATTTAATTGGTATTAATCCGATCTTCAGCACGGCGATTCGAATGGTTATTGCTCAGCGCTTAGTGCGAAAGTTAGACGACGCCACTAAAGAAAAGTACGAACCGGACGACGCCACAAAGCGCTGGATTCGTGAGGTGCTAAAAGATCTACCTGAACATGCCGAGCGGCCAAACCTCGATGAAATTTATTTATGGCGCCCAGTTGAAACGCCAGATTCGCCCTTTGGTTTTAAGGGTCGAATTGTTCTGATGGAGCAAATGATAATTAGCCCCGAAATTCAAAAATTCCTGCGTGGCGATATTTTGGATGTCAATGCCGATGTTATTGAAAAAGCTGCTAAAAAAGAGGGCATGATAAGCTTACTGCAAATGGGTGTGCTGCGCGCGCTGGCCGGGGAGACGACCTTAGAAGAGATAAATCGGGTTATATAGCCGAAAACAATACTTAAATGGATATTCTTGAATTTATTTCATAACTATTGTATAATATTATACAATCGATTCATTTCGAGCAATCGAAGGAGCTCTGGCTAAGTGCAGGAATATGCACAGCGACTGTATCGTGCAGTCGTGAAATGTGCCGCCTTGGAGCCGTCGTTTCCGCTGCTGCGCAGTGCCTACCGTGACCTTGTAGAGAGCTACGCAACAATTATCGAAGAGCGCGGGCTGCCACGTAACCAACTTGGCGAGCAGGTCCTTCAGGAAGTGTATAGCCGGTTAGCGCTACTGCCTGGCCAGACAGAGCCAGATCTAGATCTAGATATTGAAGCTATGTCCGATGCAGAGTTTATTGCTGCGTTCGATGAACTGCTAAGGCATTCATCGGTCGGGCCGAAGTATCGGCAGGCGATGGTAAGCCTGCCTGACTTGCTCCGCCAGGCGTTGGCCTCGCTGCCAACCTGAGTTTCGCCCCCATGGCTAACAAGCTGTGGGGGTAAGTTTTTTGATTGAAGTAAGCGCTAATTTAGATAATGGTTTTTGCAACGGTCGGCACTAGTCGGTCATCGAAAACGCTCGGTATGATTGTATCGGCCGTTGGATTTTCAACCAGCGAAGCGATGGCTTCAGCGGCCGCAATTTTGTGCTGGTCGGTGATTCTTGTGACGCCGTTATCAAGAGCTCCTCTAAAAATTCCGGGGAAAGCCACGGCATTATTCACCTGGTTAGGAAAGTCGCTGCGGCCGGTGGCGACAATCGCCGCACCAGTTGCCTTAGCCACATCGGGCATAATCTCGGGCGTTGGATTCGCCAGTGCAAAGATAATTGGATTGGGGTTCATGCGCTTTATAAGCTCGGGGGTGAGTAGGCCCGCCTTAGACACGCCAATAAAGATATCAGCGCCATCAAGAGCGTCTTCTAGTTGACCATTACGCCCAAGTTGGTTAAAGGCGAGCAATTGTTGCTTTTCAGCGTTTAAATCACTGCGCTTCGGCCCTATAATGCCTTTGCTGTCAACGGCAATAATATCCTTGGCGCCGTATAAGTTGAGGAGCTTGGCAATCGCTGTGCCAGCTGCACCCGAACCTACCACCACGATCTTTTGATTTTGGATGCTTGTTTCGCCTTTTACTTTTAGGCCATTAATGATGCCGGCGAGTGTTACTACGGCTGTGCCATGTTGGTCGTCGTGGAAGACCGGTATGTCCAACTCTTCTTTTAGTCGAGCTTCTACTTCAAAGCAGATCGGCGCGGCAATATCTTCAAGGTTGATAGCGCCAAAACTGGGTGCGATCCGTTTGACAGTTTCGACAATCTCATCTGCGGTTGTCGCGTTTAGTACAATCGGTACTGAATCAATACCGGCAAAGTGTTTAAAAAGAAGCGCTTTTCCTTCCATTACCGGCATTGCGGCTTTAGGGCCAATATCTCCAAGCCCGAGAACCGCTGAGCCATTAGAAATAACGGCCACTAGGTTGTTGGTCCAGGTGTAATTTCGGAGTTGTGAGGGATCTTCGGCTATAAGCTTACTGATAGCTGCCACGCCAGGCGAATAATAGGCGCTTAGCTTCTCGCGGCTATCTGGGGTATCGCGTAGCGAAGTGGCTATTTTGCCTTTAAATTTTTTGTGTAACTGTAGGGCAAGCTCATCACTATTCATAATAAAGCTAGTATAACAGGTTAACCATAAATCGAGGAGATTGAAATATCCCAATGCCAGGTTGTAACGGATCTTGTTCACTGGCGTGGTCCCGGAGGAAGTATGAATCAGAAATGAATGGGTTTTGCAGCATCGGAGAAGAAAGTGATTGTACTTTGTAGGCTAAACGCGTGACGATGAGGAATACCTTCTGTTTTTCTGCAGAAACTGTGACCAATGGCTGCGCAAGATCAACCGCGTGCTGCAGTTCAAAGGCAGCCGTAAGGAACTGGCTGCTAATTTCAAGCAAGGAATCAATGGCGTGATCGAGCAGTGAAAGCGTGGTTGGATCCTGGGAGGCCAGTAGCTCAACAGTAATGCCGCGACTCGCAAGGAGCGCTTCCATTGTCTGCCATTTTTCGAGCAATAGTGCTTCGAGCTCCTGCTTATCGTGCAGTGCAAATTCGGCAATCGGTAACTGAGTCGTGTAATCAACTACTAAACTGGCGGCGGGCATGCTGCTAATGAGCGGCGCAACTGGCAGCGAGGGCGGAAGGGTGATATATAATGTGTAGCAACTTGCCGGCATGCTGGCTGCTTCTTCTGGAGTGACAAAATACACCTGTGCATTTGGTCGTTCCTCGGGGGTTTTAGCAACAAAGCTCATTTTTTGCATAAGGACAATAATGTGCGTCAACCGCAAGATTTCTTCAGTATTGAGTGTTGCGGCACGCTTGAGCTGCAGCTGCCGGCTCAGCCGGAGCCACTGCTTGCGCGTCGCACTGAGTAATGCGTGTGGATTTTCACAAATTATGAGCGCACTACCGAGCCGCTGCCGCAGTTGGATATGCCGGGCGATATCAGCGGCGAGTGTGGTGGTTGGTTTTTGTAGTGAGCGAAGCTCAAAATAACGGGTAGCCATTTCTTGTGTATCCTCTTATAACAAATGTTGCTGACGAAAACTGAAGGCGGACGTTTTTGTGAGTATGATATGGTCGCGAAGCGGAATGCCAAGGAGCTGGCCCGCAGCGGCCAATTGTTGGGTAAGAATAACGTCTTTTTCGCTTGGCTCACAATCACCAGAGGGATGATTGTGAGCAATTACAACGCTGGCAGCTCGATCTGCAATTGGATCAGCAAACACTTCTCGGGGGTGCGCTAATACAACATCGAGTGTGCCAATCGTTACGGTGCGCTGAGCAATTAAGCGCTGGCCACCGTCAAGCGAAAGACAAATAAGGTATTCTTGCTGTTTGTGCCGTATTTCAGCAAGACGACCTATATATTCTTGAAAGGTACGTAGAGGCAATGCATCCAGCACGAGGTGCCGCCTGGCTAGCTCTATACTAGCGAGAATCCGCGATGCTTGCGCAATACTCACGCCTTGGAGACCGATAAGCTTCTCGATTGTCAGCTCTTCGTTACCTTGGCGGAGTAGTCGCTGAATTTGTCGAGCGACTTGCCCTACACTTACGCGATGATTACCACTACCAATAATGACCTCAAGCAGCTCAAAATCAGAAAGATGCGCCGGCCCTTTCTTTTGCATTTTTTCGCGCGGACGATCAAACTCTGGTATCTGGTGCATAACGCGTAGCTTCGACACGCCACAAGCCTAACAGATGCTCCCTCGAAAGGGAAGGGTATTTTCGAATTTTCTTCCCAGATAAAGCATTTCAGCTTTGTGGTGGCAAAATCCTCTTTGCTACAAGCGTTTGAAAAGAAAAGATATTTTATGGTAACTTTCAAAAAAAGAAATATTGTGCTATAATCCTTCATTGATTACAGTTATAAAGCTAAAAGGGCAAAGAGACTCATGTTTGAACTCATCAAGAGAGTAAATGATGCGCAGAAAAAGACCGCTGTTGTCGATGTTCGCAGCGGCGATACCGTGCGTGTTCACCAAAAAATTAAAGAAGGCAACAAAGAGCGAATCCAGATTTTTGAAGGTGTGGTTATTCGTACCGATCGTAAGCAATCTTTAACGAGCCGAATTACTGTTCGTAAAGTGACGAGCGGCGTGGGCGTTGAAAAAGGATTTATGCTGCACAGCCCGCTAGTTGATAAAGTTGAAGTAGTTAAGCGCAGTAAGGTTCGCCGCAACTATCTTAGCTTTCTCCGCGAAAGAAGTGGTAAAAGTGCCCGGCTTAAGCCAGTTGCATTTGACCGCGAAAAAATCAACGCGGTCAACACCGACGCTAAGCAGTCTACGAAAAAAGCTGAAGCTTAAGATCTCTTTCACAATAATAAAATACCCTGCCAGTTGAGTATTTTGGCAGGGTATTTTATTATGGCCGTATGATTGTTGGGATAGATGAGGTTGGCCGCGGTTGTTGGGCGGGACCGCTGGTGGTGGGTGCGGTGATTCTTGATGGCGCCAAAATAGCTGGCCTCACCGATAGCAAAAAATTGACGCCCAAACAACGGGAAGTAATCGCCCATGATATTCGCCGCAAGGCAAAAGCTATCGGCTTGGGCTGGGTTTCGGCCGCTCATGTTGATGCTCGCGGGTTAAGCTGGGCATTAAAGCAAGCCGCCCGGCAAGCCCTTACGGCACTCGATGCTTCTTTTAAAGAAATTATTATTGACGGCACCATAAAACTAGTCGACGATCCTCGGGTGACGCTAATGAAAAAGGCTGATCTTTTAGTGCCGAGTGTGTCGGCAGCCTCAGTGATTGCTAAGGTCGCGCGTGATGCTTATATGAAACAGGTTGCAAAAGCCTTTCCGCACCACGGTTTTGACCGCCATGTTGGCTATGGCACCCAAGGTCACCAAGAGGCGCTACGGCGGCATGGCGTCACACCCTTGCACCGAATGACCTTTGCGCCACTTGTGGAGCGGACAGAGCTTTTTAAGCCGGTCAGTACCATTGAACGAACTGTGGGCCGACAAGCCGAGCTGCAAGCCGCGGCGTTCCTACGTAACCAAGGCTTTAAGGTGCTGGCCGCCAATTGGCGAACACGGTGGTGCGAGATTGACTTGATAGCCAGAAAAGCCAGTACGATTTATTTTGTGGAAGTAAAGTATCGCAGCAGCGACGCAGCAGGGAGTGGGGTTGAAGCTGTGACCGCACAAAAACTCCGCCAAATGCGCTTTGCAGCTGAATTGTGGCTACAAGAGAATGGTTTAACTGCCGAAAATTACAGCCTGTCAGCGCTCTCTTTAAGCGGCGCGCCAATTGAAGTTGCCGCTTGGCTCCCCGAAGTTTAGTCAGCGAGCG is from Verrucomicrobiia bacterium and encodes:
- a CDS encoding ribonuclease HII — translated: MIVGIDEVGRGCWAGPLVVGAVILDGAKIAGLTDSKKLTPKQREVIAHDIRRKAKAIGLGWVSAAHVDARGLSWALKQAARQALTALDASFKEIIIDGTIKLVDDPRVTLMKKADLLVPSVSAASVIAKVARDAYMKQVAKAFPHHGFDRHVGYGTQGHQEALRRHGVTPLHRMTFAPLVERTELFKPVSTIERTVGRQAELQAAAFLRNQGFKVLAANWRTRWCEIDLIARKASTIYFVEVKYRSSDAAGSGVEAVTAQKLRQMRFAAELWLQENGLTAENYSLSALSLSGAPIEVAAWLPEV
- the rplS gene encoding 50S ribosomal protein L19, coding for MFELIKRVNDAQKKTAVVDVRSGDTVRVHQKIKEGNKERIQIFEGVVIRTDRKQSLTSRITVRKVTSGVGVEKGFMLHSPLVDKVEVVKRSKVRRNYLSFLRERSGKSARLKPVAFDREKINAVNTDAKQSTKKAEA
- a CDS encoding NADP-dependent malic enzyme, translating into MNSDELALQLHKKFKGKIATSLRDTPDSREKLSAYYSPGVAAISKLIAEDPSQLRNYTWTNNLVAVISNGSAVLGLGDIGPKAAMPVMEGKALLFKHFAGIDSVPIVLNATTADEIVETVKRIAPSFGAINLEDIAAPICFEVEARLKEELDIPVFHDDQHGTAVVTLAGIINGLKVKGETSIQNQKIVVVGSGAAGTAIAKLLNLYGAKDIIAVDSKGIIGPKRSDLNAEKQQLLAFNQLGRNGQLEDALDGADIFIGVSKAGLLTPELIKRMNPNPIIFALANPTPEIMPDVAKATGAAIVATGRSDFPNQVNNAVAFPGIFRGALDNGVTRITDQHKIAAAEAIASLVENPTADTIIPSVFDDRLVPTVAKTII
- a CDS encoding ATPase, T2SS/T4P/T4SS family, which produces MDDLQLQARHREQDERNTMQRAAILGVEYLDTRDIEATTSLAQNVLPIDVMYKGRLVPLKVGDDENPYVFGITSSTPQSLVKNLTKSYNDRGFNVQLVLISNSGFWAFMRRFDPPKEVVYDDVKIAQEGDSTTLERVSNTLESVRSDDVLNYLIQQADTLNASDIHLECQRENVRIRFRVDGALHVVAVISKDKYRVLQASIASKSNISTAATDAQSGHMQQELTKDGKSHLLNMRIETIPTIYGQDIVIRLFNFDESLLKLELLGLPDWERKALDEVVSHPRGMVLVVGPTGSGKSTTLYSMITALNQPDRKIITLEDPVEYSISGVSQIPVDTTGGDSFAEKLRAVLRLDPDVVMVGEIRDADAARTAIQASITGHLVLSTFHASNAATAFSRMIDLIGINPIFSTAIRMVIAQRLVRKLDDATKEKYEPDDATKRWIREVLKDLPEHAERPNLDEIYLWRPVETPDSPFGFKGRIVLMEQMIISPEIQKFLRGDILDVNADVIEKAAKKEGMISLLQMGVLRALAGETTLEEINRVI
- a CDS encoding TrmH family RNA methyltransferase, whose protein sequence is MNDYPLVLIAHNIRSTHNVGAIFRTAEGFGIKKIYLGGYTPYPATPQDLRLPHITEKITAQISKTALGAEELVPFEAYRDIDGLLTSLKHGGYTIIGLEQDEKSRPLQNFSPTGPTAILLGEEVAGIEPGLRAQCDSLLEIPMLGKKESFNVSVACGIALYAFRTQ
- the radC gene encoding DNA repair protein RadC, with amino-acid sequence MHQIPEFDRPREKMQKKGPAHLSDFELLEVIIGSGNHRVSVGQVARQIQRLLRQGNEELTIEKLIGLQGVSIAQASRILASIELARRHLVLDALPLRTFQEYIGRLAEIRHKQQEYLICLSLDGGQRLIAQRTVTIGTLDVVLAHPREVFADPIADRAASVVIAHNHPSGDCEPSEKDVILTQQLAAAGQLLGIPLRDHIILTKTSAFSFRQQHLL